Proteins found in one Amycolatopsis umgeniensis genomic segment:
- a CDS encoding histidine kinase: MDAVSGLEIAQIIPWGVALLLAILVVVLLIKLRRPASIVENAVLQAVHRMSKATPDLREGLDEQVADKITSQLLEMLDCVAVGITDSEGTLLSWDGEANDHYVDLVDAIGNAIRKHRREVVAHDKMPCNHRGTCRMRTAVIVPLIVEGETEAALLVVGRTRGRLVQMADAVAQFVCTQFELARLDESKNQLQQAEIKALRAQISPHFVYNALNTISSLIRTDPEEARELLQDFADFTRYSFRTSGMFTSLAEELRNIDRYLTIENARFGGRLEVRMKIAPEVLSVVVPFLIIQPLVENAVKHGLASKPSGGCVTVIAEDYGAEALISVEDDGIGMEPAKLADLRSQHRTGAHVGLGNINQRMQQVFGRDYALMVETAPGAGMKVTLRVPKFMPGVRPNLPDFSADSAAVPPQGGPNEASGVSGSRSGVLPS, from the coding sequence ATGGACGCCGTGTCCGGGCTCGAGATCGCGCAGATCATCCCTTGGGGTGTCGCGCTGCTGCTCGCGATCCTCGTGGTCGTCCTGCTGATCAAGCTGAGGCGTCCCGCGAGCATCGTGGAGAACGCGGTGCTGCAGGCCGTCCACCGGATGTCGAAGGCGACGCCGGACCTCCGTGAGGGGCTCGACGAGCAGGTCGCCGACAAGATCACCAGCCAGCTGCTGGAGATGCTCGACTGTGTCGCCGTCGGCATCACCGACAGCGAGGGCACGCTGCTGTCCTGGGACGGCGAGGCCAACGACCACTACGTCGATCTCGTCGACGCCATCGGCAACGCGATCCGCAAGCACCGCCGCGAGGTCGTCGCGCACGACAAGATGCCGTGCAACCACCGCGGCACCTGCCGGATGCGGACCGCGGTGATCGTCCCGCTGATCGTCGAGGGCGAGACCGAGGCGGCGCTGCTGGTCGTCGGGCGTACGCGCGGGCGGCTGGTGCAGATGGCCGACGCGGTCGCGCAGTTCGTCTGCACCCAGTTCGAGCTGGCGCGCCTCGACGAGTCGAAGAACCAGCTCCAGCAGGCGGAGATCAAGGCGCTGCGCGCGCAGATCTCGCCGCACTTCGTCTACAACGCCCTCAACACCATCTCGTCGCTGATCCGGACGGATCCGGAGGAAGCGCGAGAGCTGCTGCAGGACTTCGCCGACTTCACGCGCTACTCGTTCCGGACGTCGGGCATGTTCACCTCGCTCGCCGAGGAACTGCGGAACATCGACCGGTACCTGACCATCGAGAACGCCCGCTTCGGCGGACGGCTCGAGGTGCGGATGAAGATCGCGCCCGAGGTGCTTTCGGTGGTCGTCCCGTTCCTGATCATCCAGCCGCTGGTGGAGAACGCCGTCAAACACGGCCTCGCGTCGAAGCCGTCGGGCGGTTGCGTCACGGTGATCGCCGAGGACTACGGCGCCGAGGCGCTGATCAGCGTCGAGGACGACGGCATCGGCATGGAGCCCGCCAAACTCGCGGACCTCCGCAGCCAGCACCGCACCGGCGCGCACGTCGGGCTCGGCAACATCAACCAGCGGATGCAGCAGGTGTTCGGCCGCGACTACGCGCTCATGGTCGAGACCGCGCCCGGCGCCGGCATGAAGGTGACCCTGCGGGTGCCGAAGTTCATGCCAGGGGTGCGGCCGAACCTGCCGGACTTCTCCGCCGACAGCGCCGCCGTCCCGCCCCAAGGCGGTCCGAACGAGGCCAGTGGGGTGAGCGGTTCGCGCAGCGGCGTGCTGCCCTCCTGA
- a CDS encoding S49 family peptidase: MSVADKLTSRLPMIGDRGERKDVVAVVKLHGVITPTPSPLARGSINLAAVESALTRAFAHERLKAVALQINSPGGAPTQSGLVAERIRQLADEKNVPVLAFAEDVAASGGYWLACAADEIYAHRTSMVGSIGVISGGFGFTGLLERFGIERRLHTAGTNKSRLDPFSPEKAEDVEWLKKMHGQLHELFVDWVTERRGDRLSGSDDLFNGDVWLGARAVELGLIDGVGSLRQVITERYPDAEISVAEPKKALLARLGIGAPAAASALLDAVQSKAAWSRFGL; the protein is encoded by the coding sequence ATGAGCGTTGCGGACAAGCTGACCTCCCGTCTCCCGATGATCGGCGACCGGGGTGAGCGCAAGGACGTCGTCGCCGTGGTCAAGCTGCACGGGGTGATCACGCCGACCCCGTCGCCACTGGCCAGGGGGTCGATCAACCTCGCCGCCGTCGAATCGGCGCTGACCCGCGCGTTCGCGCACGAGCGGCTCAAGGCCGTCGCGCTGCAGATCAACTCGCCGGGCGGCGCGCCGACACAGTCGGGACTGGTCGCCGAGCGGATCCGTCAGCTCGCGGACGAGAAGAACGTGCCCGTCCTGGCCTTCGCCGAGGACGTCGCCGCGTCCGGCGGGTACTGGCTGGCCTGCGCGGCCGACGAGATTTACGCGCACCGGACCTCGATGGTCGGCTCCATCGGCGTGATCAGCGGCGGGTTCGGGTTCACCGGCCTCCTGGAGCGGTTCGGCATCGAGCGGCGGCTGCACACCGCGGGGACGAACAAGTCCCGGCTCGACCCGTTCAGCCCGGAGAAGGCGGAAGACGTCGAGTGGCTGAAGAAGATGCACGGCCAGCTCCACGAACTGTTCGTCGACTGGGTGACCGAGCGCCGGGGAGACCGGCTGTCCGGCTCCGACGACCTGTTCAACGGGGACGTCTGGCTGGGCGCCCGCGCGGTCGAGCTCGGCCTCATCGACGGCGTCGGCAGCCTCCGCCAAGTGATCACCGAGCGGTACCCGGACGCCGAGATCTCGGTCGCCGAACCGAAGAAGGCGCTGCTGGCGCGGCTCGGCATCGGTGCCCCCGCCGCGGCGAGCGCACTGCTGGACGCCGTCCAGAGCAAGGCGGCCTGGAGCCGCTTCGGCCTCTGA
- a CDS encoding carbohydrate-binding protein, which translates to MSVTSPHSSRRSRWKIALGAALGAALIAVPLTLPASAAVPPPPAGWTTVFTDDFTGAAGSLPSSANWIVDTGHGYPGGPGNWGTGEIQNYTANPANLAQDGSGNLRITPLRDGAGNWTSARIETQRTNFKPPAGGALRIEGRIQMPNVTGAAALGYWPAFWALGSPYRGNYWNWPAVGEFDIMENVNGINSVWGVLHCGVNPGGPCNETTGLVGSRACPGASCQSAFHTYTFEWDTSVSPHAFRWLVDGQQFHSVAQNQVDATTWANMTNHAGYFVLLNVAIGGAFPNNNSGTTTPGPGIVPGHPMLVDYITVLTRGGGTTPTTPTTTTGNPGGGSAYGTIQAESYGQAAGIAKQATSDSGGGQNIGPAGNGDWALYPGIDFGTQTGRQFQARVASGAAGGVSGLVEVRLDSRSNAPVGSFAVANTGGWQNWRTVPANLSGITGKHDVYLTFTSGQPADFVSVNWFTFTP; encoded by the coding sequence ATGTCCGTTACTTCTCCCCACTCGAGCCGCCGGAGCCGCTGGAAGATCGCGCTCGGTGCGGCGCTCGGCGCGGCTTTGATCGCGGTCCCCCTGACGCTTCCCGCTTCCGCCGCCGTCCCGCCGCCCCCGGCCGGCTGGACCACCGTTTTCACCGACGACTTCACCGGCGCCGCGGGTTCGCTCCCGTCGAGCGCGAACTGGATCGTCGACACCGGCCACGGCTATCCCGGCGGTCCCGGCAACTGGGGCACCGGCGAGATCCAGAACTACACGGCGAACCCCGCCAACCTCGCCCAGGACGGTTCCGGCAACCTGCGGATCACGCCGCTGCGCGACGGCGCGGGCAACTGGACCTCCGCGCGGATCGAAACGCAGCGCACGAACTTCAAACCGCCGGCGGGCGGCGCTCTGCGGATCGAAGGCCGCATCCAGATGCCGAACGTCACCGGCGCCGCCGCGCTCGGCTACTGGCCCGCGTTCTGGGCGCTCGGCTCGCCGTATCGCGGCAACTACTGGAACTGGCCCGCCGTCGGCGAATTCGACATCATGGAGAACGTCAACGGGATCAACTCGGTCTGGGGTGTGCTGCACTGCGGCGTCAACCCCGGCGGCCCGTGCAACGAGACGACCGGCCTCGTCGGCAGCCGGGCGTGCCCCGGCGCAAGCTGCCAGAGCGCGTTCCACACCTACACCTTCGAGTGGGACACAAGCGTCAGCCCCCACGCGTTCCGCTGGCTGGTGGACGGCCAGCAGTTCCATTCGGTCGCCCAGAACCAGGTCGACGCGACCACGTGGGCCAACATGACGAACCACGCGGGCTACTTCGTGCTGCTGAACGTCGCGATCGGCGGCGCGTTCCCGAACAACAACTCCGGCACCACCACACCGGGGCCGGGGATCGTGCCGGGGCATCCGATGCTCGTCGACTACATCACCGTCTTGACCCGCGGTGGCGGCACGACGCCCACCACACCGACCACGACCACGGGAAATCCCGGGGGTGGCAGCGCCTACGGCACGATCCAGGCCGAGTCCTACGGCCAGGCCGCCGGGATCGCCAAACAGGCGACGTCCGATTCGGGCGGTGGCCAGAACATCGGGCCCGCGGGCAACGGTGACTGGGCGCTGTACCCGGGCATCGACTTCGGGACGCAGACCGGCAGGCAGTTCCAGGCGCGGGTCGCGTCCGGCGCGGCGGGCGGGGTGAGCGGTCTCGTCGAAGTGCGGCTCGACAGCCGGTCCAACGCACCGGTGGGCAGCTTCGCCGTCGCGAACACCGGCGGCTGGCAGAACTGGCGGACCGTACCGGCGAACCTCAGCGGGATCACCGGGAAGCACGACGTCTACCTGACCTTCACCAGCGGACAGCCCGCTGATTTCGTGAGCGTCAACTGGTTCACCTTCACTCCGTGA
- a CDS encoding LytR/AlgR family response regulator transcription factor, giving the protein MRLTVSAHDDTRKLIVLAVDDEPKGLDELVHCLRNSPHVALVFPAIDASEALRLLSTDDPRLGDRKARGLPIVDAVFADIDMPGLSGMEMSRVFAALRPSPALVFVTGHAEEAVNAFDLGALDYVLKPYQQDRLDRAIVRVIEKLAANAAPPRGGPEGSGLVQNDDEVIPVELAGTTKLIPRSSVRWVEAQGDYARLFTNDGSHLVRIPLAQLEERWEKAGFVRIHRSFLVSLPLITELRMGQGGYQVVIGNEEKVLPVSRRHTRALKDRLVGANRST; this is encoded by the coding sequence ATGCGTCTCACTGTGAGTGCTCACGATGACACCCGGAAGCTCATTGTCCTGGCGGTGGACGATGAGCCCAAAGGGCTAGACGAACTCGTTCACTGTCTCCGGAACAGCCCGCACGTCGCCCTGGTCTTCCCGGCGATCGACGCTTCGGAGGCGCTGCGCCTGCTGTCCACCGACGACCCGAGGCTCGGCGATCGCAAGGCGCGAGGCCTGCCGATCGTCGACGCGGTGTTCGCCGACATCGACATGCCCGGTCTGTCCGGGATGGAGATGTCCCGCGTGTTCGCCGCGCTGCGCCCGTCACCCGCGCTGGTGTTCGTGACGGGGCACGCCGAAGAGGCTGTCAACGCCTTCGACCTCGGCGCGCTCGACTACGTGCTCAAGCCGTACCAACAGGATCGTCTCGACCGCGCGATCGTCCGCGTGATCGAAAAACTCGCCGCGAACGCCGCGCCTCCGCGAGGCGGACCCGAGGGTTCGGGGCTCGTCCAGAACGACGACGAGGTCATCCCCGTCGAGCTCGCGGGCACCACGAAACTGATCCCGCGGTCTTCGGTGCGCTGGGTCGAGGCGCAGGGTGACTACGCCCGGTTGTTCACCAACGACGGCAGCCACCTGGTGCGCATCCCGCTCGCGCAGCTCGAAGAACGCTGGGAGAAGGCGGGCTTCGTCCGCATCCACCGGTCGTTCCTGGTCTCCTTGCCGCTGATCACCGAGCTGCGCATGGGCCAGGGCGGCTACCAGGTCGTCATCGGCAACGAGGAGAAGGTGCTGCCGGTGAGCCGCCGCCACACGCGCGCGCTCAAGGACCGGCTGGTCGGCGCCAACCGGTCGACGTGA
- a CDS encoding cation acetate symporter, translated as MAGIVLVAVLTFYLGHRSSRSAVSTHDFLVARRTVRSRRNAAAISGEYLSAASFMGVAGIVLKDGADALWFPIGFTAGYLALMLFVAAPLRRSGAYTLPDFVEMRLGSTMLRRVSTAFVVFIGILYMVPQLQGAGLTLATILPVPAWAGAILVTFVVGFNVIAGGMRAITVVQAFQYWLKLFAIAVPTFILCIVFLGSGGPGSARPLGQPAPPTFTANTTVSVQADVTLKVASVTVLEAYGQVEGARANGFAVWTPEAGHKVAKGTTLKFTAGTPVPVVSDAPTSNGDWLRPGSGSLTDLLQVYSLILATFLGTMGLPHVLVRFYTNPDGKAARRTTVHVLLLLGLFYLFPTLLGALSRMYVPELLVTGKTDAAVLLLPSAVLPGLWGQILGAVTAAGAFAAFLSSSSGLLVSVAGVVSTDVLPGRVRDFRVATGIVALIPFALAVLLPSEDLSLSVGMSFALAASTFSPLLLLGVWWRKLSWPGALAGMLVGGGLVLTALVVNIVSKYTGGWAPWFSNQPALITVPAAFLTTYVVSRATGYGRPDDVHGVMLRLHAPDPLGFMRDRAVARFGQAEEKTRTTGKGRHRK; from the coding sequence ATGGCCGGCATAGTGCTGGTCGCGGTCCTGACCTTCTACTTGGGGCACCGCTCCTCGAGGTCGGCCGTCAGCACGCACGACTTCCTCGTCGCCCGGCGCACCGTCCGCTCCCGCCGCAACGCCGCCGCGATCTCCGGTGAGTACCTCTCCGCCGCCTCGTTCATGGGCGTGGCGGGCATCGTGCTCAAGGACGGCGCCGACGCGCTGTGGTTCCCGATCGGCTTCACCGCGGGCTATCTCGCGCTGATGCTGTTCGTCGCCGCGCCGCTGCGGCGGTCCGGCGCGTACACGCTGCCGGACTTCGTCGAGATGCGGCTGGGTTCGACGATGCTGCGCCGGGTTTCGACGGCGTTCGTGGTGTTCATCGGGATCCTTTACATGGTCCCGCAGCTGCAGGGCGCGGGCTTGACGCTGGCGACGATCCTGCCCGTACCCGCCTGGGCGGGCGCGATCCTGGTGACCTTCGTCGTCGGGTTCAACGTGATCGCGGGCGGGATGCGTGCGATCACCGTCGTCCAGGCCTTCCAGTACTGGCTGAAACTGTTCGCCATCGCGGTGCCGACGTTCATCCTGTGCATCGTGTTCCTCGGCTCCGGCGGACCGGGCAGCGCGCGACCGCTGGGGCAGCCCGCCCCGCCGACGTTCACCGCGAACACCACGGTCTCGGTGCAGGCCGACGTCACGCTCAAGGTCGCCTCGGTGACCGTGCTCGAGGCGTACGGCCAGGTGGAAGGCGCGCGCGCCAACGGTTTCGCGGTGTGGACGCCGGAGGCCGGGCACAAGGTCGCCAAGGGCACGACGCTCAAGTTCACCGCGGGCACGCCGGTCCCGGTGGTCAGCGACGCGCCCACGTCCAACGGCGACTGGCTCCGGCCGGGTTCGGGCAGTCTCACCGATCTGCTGCAGGTCTATTCGCTGATCCTCGCGACCTTCCTCGGCACCATGGGCCTCCCGCACGTCCTGGTCCGCTTCTACACCAACCCCGACGGCAAGGCCGCGCGCCGCACGACGGTGCACGTCCTGCTGCTGCTCGGGCTGTTCTACCTGTTCCCGACGCTGCTGGGCGCGCTTTCGCGGATGTACGTCCCGGAACTGCTGGTGACCGGGAAGACCGACGCCGCCGTCCTGCTGCTGCCGTCCGCGGTCCTCCCCGGGCTCTGGGGGCAGATCCTGGGCGCGGTGACCGCGGCCGGTGCCTTCGCGGCGTTCCTGTCGAGTTCGTCGGGGCTGCTGGTGAGTGTCGCCGGGGTGGTGTCCACCGACGTCCTGCCCGGCCGTGTCCGCGATTTCCGGGTGGCGACGGGGATCGTGGCGCTGATCCCGTTCGCGTTGGCGGTCCTGCTGCCGTCGGAGGACCTCTCGCTTTCGGTCGGGATGTCGTTCGCGCTGGCCGCGTCCACGTTCAGTCCGCTGCTGCTGCTCGGGGTCTGGTGGCGGAAGCTCAGCTGGCCCGGCGCGCTGGCCGGGATGCTCGTCGGCGGCGGTCTGGTGCTGACGGCGCTGGTGGTCAACATCGTCAGCAAGTACACCGGCGGCTGGGCGCCCTGGTTCTCGAACCAGCCCGCGCTGATCACCGTGCCCGCGGCGTTCCTGACCACCTACGTGGTGAGCCGTGCGACCGGGTACGGGCGGCCGGACGACGTCCACGGCGTGATGCTGCGACTGCACGCACCCGATCCGCTCGGGTTCATGCGCGATCGCGCGGTCGCCCGGTTCGGGCAGGCCGAAGAGAAGACGCGGACCACCGGCAAGGGCCGTCACCGGAAGTAA
- a CDS encoding DUF485 domain-containing protein, with protein sequence MSDTDQDLGSDPESDWEKVQASPEFTELRRRLRVFVFPVSALFLLWYLLYVLLADYATGFMGTKLFGNITVGLVFGLLQFVSTFVITGLYVRYANRKLDPLADKIRHEVEGTER encoded by the coding sequence GTGAGTGATACCGATCAAGACCTCGGGTCCGATCCGGAATCCGACTGGGAAAAGGTGCAGGCGAGTCCGGAATTCACCGAGCTGCGGCGACGGCTCCGGGTATTCGTTTTCCCGGTCTCGGCCCTGTTCCTTCTCTGGTATCTGCTCTACGTGCTCCTCGCCGACTACGCGACCGGGTTCATGGGCACCAAGCTCTTCGGCAACATCACCGTCGGCCTGGTCTTCGGCCTGCTGCAGTTCGTGTCCACCTTCGTGATCACCGGCCTTTATGTCCGATACGCCAACCGGAAACTCGATCCGCTCGCCGACAAGATCCGGCACGAGGTCGAGGGGACCGAACGGTGA
- a CDS encoding sodium:solute symporter family transporter, protein MKTLAAGVQGSSPTLNITIFAVFVAITLVIVFRASRNTKTASDYYAAGRAFTGPQNGIAISGDYLSAASFLGIAGAIAINGYDGFLYSIGFLVAWLVALLLVAELLRNTGKFTMGDVLAFRMKQRPVRAAAAISTLAVSFFYLLAQMAGAGGLVNLLLGIEGNVGQDLVIAVVGVIMILYVLIGGMKGTTWVQIIKAVLLIAGAFAMTVWVLGKYGFNLSNLFQAAVDRGGQTGEALLGPGKQYGKTGTTKLDFLSLGIALVLGTAGLPHVLMRFYTVPTAKDARRSVVWAIALIGVFYLFTLVLGYGAGALVGPDVIAKAPGTTNSAAPLLALQLGGPVLLGFIAAVAFATILAVVAGLTITASASFAHDVYANVLKKGKTDPDSEVRVARITALVIGAVAIVGGILAKNQNVAFLVALAFAVAASANLPTILYSLFWKRFNTQGALWSIYGGLIVCVILIVFSPAVSGKPVDAKTGKSASMIQGVDFHWFPLDNPGIVSIPVAFFLGWLGTVLSKEHNRKKYAEMEVRSLTGAGAEKATQH, encoded by the coding sequence GTGAAAACGCTGGCAGCGGGCGTACAGGGCAGCAGTCCGACGCTCAACATCACCATTTTCGCGGTTTTCGTGGCGATCACACTGGTGATCGTTTTCCGGGCGAGCCGGAATACGAAGACCGCGTCCGACTACTACGCCGCCGGACGCGCGTTCACCGGTCCTCAGAACGGCATCGCGATCTCGGGTGACTATCTTTCCGCGGCGTCGTTCCTGGGTATCGCCGGTGCCATCGCGATCAACGGTTACGACGGCTTCCTCTACTCGATCGGGTTCCTCGTCGCGTGGCTGGTGGCGTTGCTGCTGGTCGCGGAACTGCTGCGCAACACCGGCAAGTTCACCATGGGCGACGTGCTCGCTTTCCGGATGAAGCAGCGCCCGGTCCGCGCGGCGGCCGCGATCTCCACGCTCGCCGTCTCGTTCTTCTACCTGCTCGCGCAGATGGCCGGGGCGGGCGGCCTGGTGAACCTGCTGCTCGGCATCGAGGGGAACGTCGGGCAGGACCTGGTGATCGCCGTCGTCGGCGTGATCATGATCCTGTACGTGCTGATCGGCGGGATGAAGGGCACCACCTGGGTCCAGATCATCAAGGCCGTCCTGCTGATCGCCGGTGCGTTCGCGATGACGGTGTGGGTGCTCGGGAAGTACGGCTTCAACCTCTCCAACCTGTTCCAGGCCGCCGTCGACAGGGGCGGCCAGACCGGGGAAGCGCTGCTCGGGCCCGGCAAGCAGTACGGCAAGACCGGCACGACCAAACTGGACTTCCTGTCGCTCGGCATCGCGCTGGTCCTCGGTACCGCGGGCCTGCCGCACGTGCTGATGCGCTTCTACACGGTGCCGACGGCCAAGGACGCGCGCCGTTCGGTGGTCTGGGCGATCGCGCTGATCGGCGTCTTCTACCTGTTCACGCTGGTGCTCGGCTACGGCGCGGGCGCGCTGGTCGGCCCGGACGTGATCGCGAAGGCGCCGGGGACGACGAACTCGGCGGCACCGCTGCTGGCGCTCCAACTGGGCGGCCCCGTGCTGCTCGGGTTCATCGCGGCGGTGGCGTTCGCGACGATCCTCGCGGTGGTCGCGGGGCTGACGATCACGGCCTCGGCGTCGTTCGCGCACGACGTCTACGCCAACGTGCTCAAGAAGGGGAAGACCGATCCCGACAGCGAGGTCCGCGTCGCGCGGATCACCGCGCTGGTGATCGGGGCCGTCGCGATCGTCGGCGGGATCCTCGCGAAGAACCAGAACGTGGCGTTCCTGGTGGCGCTGGCGTTCGCGGTGGCGGCGTCGGCGAATCTGCCGACGATCCTGTACTCGCTGTTCTGGAAGCGGTTCAACACCCAGGGCGCGTTGTGGAGCATCTACGGCGGGCTGATCGTGTGCGTCATCTTGATCGTCTTCTCACCGGCGGTCTCGGGTAAGCCCGTCGACGCCAAGACCGGGAAGAGCGCCTCGATGATCCAAGGCGTCGACTTCCACTGGTTCCCGCTCGACAACCCCGGCATCGTCTCGATCCCGGTCGCGTTCTTCCTCGGCTGGCTCGGCACCGTGCTGTCCAAGGAACACAACCGGAAGAAGTACGCCGAAATGGAGGTCCGCTCGCTCACCGGCGCCGGTGCCGAGAAGGCGACCCAGCACTGA
- a CDS encoding rhodanese-like domain-containing protein, with amino-acid sequence MVSPADIPTVAVRDLPKDGVALLDVREDDEWAAGHAPGAKHIPMGELPARVGELDDLPDDQPVYVICRSGGRSARAAAWLNASGWDAVNVAGGMGSWKQEGRPMVGDHPGVEPEVL; translated from the coding sequence GTGGTGAGCCCTGCTGACATCCCGACCGTCGCCGTCCGTGATCTGCCCAAGGACGGTGTCGCGCTGCTCGACGTCCGCGAGGACGACGAGTGGGCCGCCGGGCACGCCCCGGGCGCCAAGCACATCCCGATGGGCGAACTGCCCGCGCGGGTCGGCGAACTCGACGATCTGCCCGACGATCAGCCGGTCTACGTGATCTGCCGCAGCGGCGGCCGGTCCGCCCGCGCCGCCGCGTGGCTCAACGCGAGCGGCTGGGACGCGGTGAACGTCGCCGGTGGGATGGGTTCCTGGAAGCAGGAAGGGCGCCCGATGGTCGGCGACCATCCCGGCGTCGAACCCGAAGTGCTGTAA
- a CDS encoding DUF4328 domain-containing protein, which yields MQQPRPQPARHHRVRWVASPPPGAWPQRRKPVAERYSGPPSYPVPPRWGFPNLVWRRPTAVPGTASGEVTAGERLRVITRSVLPVLWTFAALALTASAAEIWRYVLLVQSRDSALSTSVVSVSDSFVITAGLLTTILSLLPSGLTVWWLLVARHAAADASGEVPPRRQWQVLAFVLAPVANLILALPIVAELEHAVLRRTRETRPKPSRLVLTWWGVWILNWLLLVLVIVWRFRDGVQALADGVVLVALTDLAAAGLAIVTALLVKRMSGLLAPVEEKRLRLLRVLKVDGAPDPERRERPASSVR from the coding sequence ATGCAGCAGCCGCGGCCTCAGCCGGCGCGTCACCATCGCGTCCGCTGGGTCGCCTCGCCGCCTCCCGGCGCCTGGCCGCAACGGCGCAAACCCGTGGCCGAGCGCTACTCCGGTCCGCCGTCCTACCCGGTCCCGCCGCGGTGGGGCTTCCCGAATCTGGTCTGGCGCCGTCCGACAGCGGTTCCCGGGACGGCGTCCGGCGAGGTCACCGCCGGGGAGCGGCTGCGGGTGATCACGCGCAGCGTCCTGCCGGTGCTGTGGACCTTCGCCGCCCTCGCGCTCACCGCCTCGGCCGCGGAGATCTGGCGCTACGTCCTGCTCGTGCAGAGCCGCGATTCGGCGTTGTCGACGTCCGTCGTCTCGGTCTCCGACTCCTTCGTGATCACCGCCGGCCTGCTCACGACGATCCTCTCGCTGCTGCCGTCGGGGCTCACCGTCTGGTGGCTGCTCGTGGCCAGGCACGCCGCCGCGGACGCCTCCGGCGAGGTGCCGCCGAGGCGGCAGTGGCAGGTGCTGGCGTTCGTGCTGGCGCCGGTGGCGAACCTGATCCTCGCGCTGCCGATCGTCGCCGAACTCGAACACGCCGTCCTGCGCCGGACGCGCGAAACGCGGCCCAAGCCGTCGCGGCTCGTGCTGACCTGGTGGGGCGTCTGGATCCTCAACTGGCTGCTGCTCGTGCTCGTCATCGTCTGGCGGTTCCGTGACGGCGTCCAGGCACTGGCAGACGGGGTCGTGCTGGTCGCGCTGACCGACCTGGCCGCCGCCGGGCTCGCGATCGTGACGGCGCTGCTCGTGAAGCGCATGTCCGGCCTGCTCGCTCCTGTGGAGGAGAAGCGGCTTCGCCTGCTTCGCGTGCTGAAGGTGGACGGCGCTCCGGACCCGGAACGCCGGGAACGCCCCGCCTCTTCCGTGCGCTGA
- a CDS encoding type II toxin-antitoxin system VapC family toxin, producing MARPIVVDAGPLIAIVSRKDDHHQTVVAWLETAATRDLLVPSLVLTEVCHYIEKYRGGEAEAAFIEGLMRSPQFAIYHPMDDDFRRMAVLMRQYSDWPLGLADASVVATAERLKTVEVATVDRRHFEHIKPVHVSHFTLYPETAH from the coding sequence ATGGCGCGTCCGATAGTGGTAGACGCTGGCCCACTCATAGCCATCGTCAGCCGGAAAGACGATCATCATCAGACGGTGGTCGCGTGGCTCGAGACCGCGGCCACGCGTGATCTGCTGGTGCCGTCGCTCGTGTTGACCGAGGTATGCCACTACATCGAGAAGTATCGCGGCGGTGAAGCCGAAGCGGCGTTCATCGAAGGGCTCATGCGTTCACCGCAGTTCGCCATCTATCACCCGATGGACGATGATTTCCGGCGGATGGCCGTCCTGATGCGGCAGTACTCGGATTGGCCGCTCGGCTTGGCGGACGCGTCCGTCGTGGCCACGGCGGAAAGGCTGAAAACGGTCGAGGTCGCGACGGTGGACCGTCGGCATTTCGAGCACATCAAGCCGGTGCACGTTTCCCATTTCACGCTGTATCCCGAGACAGCCCACTGA